The Gossypium hirsutum isolate 1008001.06 chromosome A13, Gossypium_hirsutum_v2.1, whole genome shotgun sequence nucleotide sequence aaatcctttgggtcaatGTCTaaaggtggataaagtttgtaaaatttgTCCATTTTTCGTAAAGGGTAGATGTTTCTTGGCTGATTTAAGCTACTGccttttgatgaattcgatgtgatattgggaatggattggttaacccaacatgATGTAATGGTTAATTGTAAACAGAAGTATATTGTCTTGAAATGTCAAGATGGTGAGTTACTTTATGTTGAATCTGACAAGCTAGATGGATTATTTAATATGATTTCAGCAATAGCAGCATAGAAATGTATGAGGAAGGGATAcgatgcttatcttgcatatgtgtttgATACTAAGGTAACCGAGTCAAAGATTCAATCTGTGCCAGTTGTTTGTGAGTTTCCAGACGTGTTTCTGGAAGAATTGTCTGGCATACCACCTGTCAGATAAGCAGAATTCTCTAGAGATCTAATTTCGAGAACAACACCAATATCGATAGCACCTTATCGAATGGCTCTtgctgagttaaaagagttgaaggcgcagttacaagaattaattgacaggggttttgctcgacctagtttctaaCCATGGGGTGCTCtggtgttatttgtaaagaagaaagacggatctttgaggttgtgtattgattaccgacaacCCAACAAAgtcactataaagaataaatatccactggctcgaattgatgacttatttgatcagctaaaaggggctactgtattttcaaagattgatcttcattcgggttattaccagttccGAGTGAAGGATTCAGATGTtccaaagacagctttcagaactagATATGGTCATTACAaattcttggtgatgccatttggattaacaaatgcatcAGCAGTGTTTATTGATTTAATGAAAAGGAGTTTCAGACTGTACCTAGACAGGTTTGTCGTggtattcatagatgatattttagtttatcttGAAGTGAAGAtaaacatgccgaacatttgaggattgtgttgaAAACTTTAcgggaaaaacaattgtatgccaggGTTAGTAAAActgaattttggctacgagaaGTCAACTTTCTTGGTCACATTGTATCTGCTGAAGGCATcagggttgacccgagcaaaatctTAGCAATTATTCATTGGAGGCACCAAAGAACGTGTCAGAGGTCAGAAGTTTTTTGGGCCTAGCCAgatattatcggaggtttgttaaaggattttcaatgattgcttctCCGATAACTCgtttgttgcagaaagatgtaaaattcgagTGGAATGATAAATATCAGTAGAGTTTTGATAGACTGAAGACTTTGTTGACTGAATCACCTATactggtacaacctgaatcgggtaaggaatttgtaatttacagtaatgcatctttaaatggtttaggttgtgttttgatgcaagaaggtaaagtggttgcctatgcttcaagacaacttaaactaCATGAACgaaattacccgatacatgatcttgaaCTGGCAtccatagtgtttgcattgaagatatggcggcattatttatatagtgaaaaatgtcatatttacactaactataaaagtctaaagtatttaatgacagagaaagacttgaatttgagacaacgcaggtggctcgagttaataaaggattatgatttgattattgactatcacctgggaaaaGTCAATGTAGTGGAAGATGCActgagtaggaaatctttattTGCCTTAAGAGCAATGAACACCCGGTTATCTTGtttagatgatggttcgattgtagctgaattgaaagctagaccgacaTTTATACAACAAATCTATGAAGCACAGAAGAGTGACAACGAGTTGTAAGTTAAACGAGAGCAATGTCAAAAGAATTctaattcagagtttcaaattgggtCTAATGATTGCTTGTTGTTTAAAAACAGAATATGGTTCCAAAGAACTCAAAACTGGTACAAAAGATTTTgtatgaagctcataatggtacaaTGTCAGTTCAtcttggtagtaataaaatgtataatgatttgaaaaagatgtattggtggccgagaaTGAAAAGAGGTATTTCTAAATTCGTAGccaaatgtttaatatgtcaacaagtgaaagctgagcattagGTGCCTTCAGGGTTATTACAGCCAATCAATATACTGGAGTGGAAATGagaaagaattaccatggactttgtaatAGGATTGCCTAtgtcaccaagaaagaaagatgccatttgggtagtTGTTGACAGGTTAACAAAGTCGGTACATTTCATACTCGTACATATGGacttttcattggataaattagtcgaattgtatgtctctaaaattgttagattacatggtgTACCGGTTTCCATtattctgatagagatcctcgatttacatctTGATTTCGGCATAAGTTACAAGAAACATTGGGTACCCAGTTGTAttttagtactgcgttccatcctcaaactgatgaTCAATTAGAACAGGTGAtccagattttagaagacatgttacgaTGTTGTGTGCTTGAATTCGAATGTAACTGGGAAAGACACttgcctctgattgaatttgcttataataatagctaccaatccagtattaaaatggcaccgtatgaagctttatatggtcgaaaATGTAAAAAACCATTgcattggacagagctcagtgaaagaaagattcatggggttgatctaATTCGAGAAACTGAGGAAAAAGTAAAGGTGATACAAGACagcttgaaagcagctttagacagacaaaagtcttatgctgatcttaaaagaaaagaaattgagtttgagattggtgataaggtattcttgaaagtgtcaccttggaagaaagttctccggtttggctgtaaaggaaaattaagtccttgGTTTATTGAACCATATGAGAgcattgaaagaattggaccgatagcttatcggttagcattatcgccagaacttgaaagaattcacaatgtttttcatgtgtcaatgttaatacggtatcgatcagatccatcacatgttatctctccaacAGAAGTGGTAATTCAGCCCGACATGACATATAATAAGGAACCAATTAAGATATTAGCACGGGAAacaaaagagttgagaaataaaaagatagCACTGGTAAAGGTTCTTTAGCAGAAACATGgaattgaagaagctacttgggaacctgatgATATCATGAAAAGGCAGTACCCGAATCtcttcactggtaagattttcgaggacaaaaatctctaaggggggagagttgtaatagcccaattttaatgaaatcggaatagtggtttcgagaccacaaatccgagtccaaaaaatgaaattatttgaattttataaaatgataggtattatgataggaatattgcatgaaaaattttatcaaaaaattttatcaattatgtgtctaattgcaaaaaggactaaattgaataaaattttaaagttgaattctagtagttataaggattaaatGGCTATAGAATTAAAAGTGAGAAGTCCTTAGATGGCAATTAAACCATTGAtgaaaaatatgtagatatttttaatgagtcatccatggaaaaattgaaaaaggttaagaattaaattggaaattgaattaaatagtatgtgataaataattaaatagaattaaaactcattttatatcttcttcttcttcataaaatacatggaaaaatagaattaaaactcATTTTATATCTTCTTATTCttcataaaatacatggaaaccctaagagagagaaaggaaacttttcaagcttgaattggtaagttctatgtcccgtttttagtaatttttatatttttgagatcaggaaagcttaatttctttatttgagtgattaaattgaaagaaaaccaaAGTTTAGAAAGTtagccatggatgaatatgttgtaaattgaaagtttttaatagaaaatgaaagattattgatagataaaccacTTTTACtatgtgatttttagtgaaaacatacgtagggactaaattgcaaagtaggtAAATTCttggaaaagttttaaaatttatgaaatacatgtgctgtaaaagttatatTGGAATATgcttgattgaatgtaaaaatcatagaattgatgattaaatttatttatatagatccgaaagtgtcgaacaaagaaaaagatcgagggaaagaaaaaattTTGGATAAGTAGATACGATtaattgttgaggtaagttcgtataactaaattaagcttgtaaatgtgtttaattgATTATTGAATGATGTGCATCATGATTTGTAATTGGTAAGTACATGTAATAAACAAATATTGATTTATGACTTatataaatgatgaaatggtgcatgaatccgtttgaatattgatttCCGATTGGATAGGTGATTACTGTGAatatgagatcttgcatatgttgcaataAAGGTTGTCCCTAAAGGataatcttttgatctcattatgaaaTGGGAATGTATCCTGAAAGGGTAATACTTGAAAAGGGCTTATGTACTCAAATGGTACAACTTGAACAggttatgtacactttgtgtgtacacttgaaaaggtTAGGTATACTTTGTATAGACCATataaaaaggaaaggtatactttgtgtatgcCACTTGAAAGGGAAAGGTACACTATatgtgtacacttgaaaaggtTATGTGCACCTTGTGTGTACAAATTGAAAATGGtatgtacacttcgtgtgtaccaCTTAAAAGGGAATATGCACCTCGGGTGTACAACTAGAAAAGGAAAGgcccatcaaaaattcaaagatttaAATGAAATGTATTAATAAGTGAAATAATAAGAAATGACTTGTTGAGCTCATCTAtgcattttaatgttttatactaAACAATTTGATTGAATGATTGAAAATAGGCCATATTTGTTATCTCACTAAGTTGATGGATAAATTGCTTTATGTGTGATTTGGTTATTGAACATGATTGGTAAGGGTAGTATTggctatatgaacttactaagcattaatgcttactaggtttatatttttcctgttttatagtgctcaaagctcgtgaaggttggaattgGGTTGGAGCTATCATCACACTATTATTTTTCCTGTTTAAGATTGATATGTTGTGGATTATTATAAAAACATGTTGTTTTGAATGTTAGAAATttgttgaattggttggtatatacTTGTAAGTTTTCATGCAGGAAAATGGTGAAGTTTAGGTGAAAAATagggctaggaaatggctttatttcgTCCACTTgggtaagacacacgggcatgtgtctaggccgtgtgtgacacacggacagcCCACGGGCGTGTAAAATGACCGTGTATCGCCTGCATCATTAAATATAAAGTCAGGATAGTACAGAgcaaaagacacggccgtgtatcttGGTCGTGTGAAGAACACGAGTTTTAAGCATGGTCGTGTTCAAaatcatgtgaaaatggcttaaaatggtgaaaaatcagtttaccacacggcctagccacatgggcgtgtgcccatgCCATGTGTCCCTTTGATACATAAGAAATTGCAAGTCAAAATTCCACACGGTCTCGCCACACGGTTATGGGATTcccacgggctggccacatggccatgtccaaGGCACAGGGGGGTGTACCcctatttttaaggaaaaatttccatagtttccagtttagtcccgaaccacttccaaagcttgtattgggcctcgtaggcccatattaggggttttatggtaaaatttgaaaagaattgatttgaaatggaaatttatgactcggttttgtacaAATGCTAGCTataaatctggtaatgcctcataatctTATTCCGGTGACAGATGCGGGTTAGGCGTGTTACAGTTCCTCCTGACACGAATGTTCTGGATACATGGAGAAAGGTCATCGGTTCCCACTTAACCTCTTCCCTACTTAGTCATACTCTCCTCCTTTCTTGTTTCTTCTCCATCTCCTTCTTCTTCTACCTTGtatctggcttgtatcctaagccaaagtgGTCTTGTTTGTCTGTGAGCATGGGTGTCTCGACCCttccttttaggcatttttcaAGCCCCCTCCCAGGCAAAGCTCTTTTCCCAACCATCAGTTGCAGGCCTATCCTTgtagttttggatattttgggCATCGGGATATTGTTCCCTTCGACAATGAAGGTCGCGCTCACAAATTCCAGCGATTGAAAGGAATATTCTATCGCTTCATCGTCTATCCCCACATATGGTGCGTCACTTGTTACGAATGCAATGATGTCCTCTTTTGTGTTTATGGTTACCAATCGGCTCTCTATTACCAATTTGAGCTTTTGATGCAGCGATGATGGCACTGCCCCCGCTGAGTGAATCCATGGCCTCCCCAATAAGCAATTGTAAGAAGGTTTGATATCCATCACTAAGAAATCCACCTCGTACGTGCTTGGACCAATTAAAAGGGGTATTTCAATCTTCCCTATTACTTTCCTTTTGGTGCCATCAAATgccctcactatattttggcatgtctTCATGTGGGAACTATCCACTGGCAGCCTATTTACTATGGAGAGGGGTGGAACATTTAATGCAGATCCATTATCAGTCAATACTCCTGGCAATGTATATCCCTTACAGTGAATGGTGATGTGTAGAGCTTTTGTGGACCTCATTCCCCCGGGcagtatttcatcatcattgaaaactAAGAAATTATCGGCACTGATATTATTGACAAGATGGTCCAGCTTGTTGACAGGGATATCACCCgtgacataagtttcatttagcagTTTCACCAATGCgctacgatgtatctctgaacttaaaAGTAGAGCTAGCACTGATATGCGAGCTGGTTACTTATGTAGCTGTTCTACAATGCTGTACTTGCTgtgctttaagaatttcaagaattctcTAGCCTCTTTTTTAGTCACTGGCTCATTAATAGGTGATTCAACTCTAActgtcttttctttttcttgttctaTCGCCAAGGCCTTTCCTTTTACGGGTTCTGCTCTTGACTTTGCTGGATCGTAGCGTTTCCCACTATGTGTGTAAAAACCCATATTTTGACCCTCCTCTAAAGCTTTAACTAGGTTCTCTTCTCCTGGGATTGTCACGTTGCAGTCATAATTCCAAGAAacccttttgctatccttgtagggAAAGGATACGAGTTTTTAGATTATGACTATCGGTGCCATTCGTATTCCTACTTCATCGTTTCTTGGTCACGAAATGATCACTACCGGGTGGTTAACTTTCTAGACCCTTTTTATTGATCCTTCTTTTGAGGCATAAACCTCCCATTCTTCTGATCCCttgattttttcataaaattccaTCTCTTTATTGTCCATCAGATTTTGCGCTGTGGTCCTGAACTCGGTACATTCTTGGATGTCATGACTCTCCTTAACATGGAACTCACAGTACTTTTTTACTCCTCTGGGCTTTTCCTCTGAATCTTGTGTGATTAAACCTCTATCTATCATTTGTTTCCAAACCCATTTTAGTGGGGTTTTCACCTTCGCCTCGTCAGCTTTGATTCTCCTACCCCTACTTTCAGTTatcgcgtttacccctttatcagaaTGATTGGGTAACAGATTCCCTACTACGTTAGGTCTTGATGGATCTTTGAACTTTAcgatccccatcttaatgaatcTTTCGATCAACTTTTTAAACGTCGTGCAGTTCTTGATCAAGTGCCCTGTTATCCTCACATGGTACTCATATTGagcatgtgacagccctaatttgaccctagtcggaaagtggtttcgggaccacaaaaccgggtcgtaaaaataattaacattaagttttgtgtttattgtatgtgaaataggcatgtgtgaaagtttcatgctccaATTTTTTCattagtatgtgaaattattaaataggacttatgtgaggaaatttagaaatgtgctaggcaaatgttatagtggcctattaaagcatgttagaaaatatttgtacttgcatgtcaaattagccaaaagtcTAGatggtggctggccatgctatgggttaaaacatattataaatatgttatgttaacatttgtgttaaaaataataaaataaagagcatggataataaaataatagtggttagtaggagaagaaacaaaaaaaaagagttagctaggttgctcctccattgccgtaactagaggaagaagaagaggggaagttcggccaaggtggttctttagattaaaggtatgttcaatgttactTTTGGAGGTTTATACATCCTTTGGATGATTAGCCtaattctatctatctcatggatggaattggggttgttggagagttaggattcggctaagaggcttcaaaattttagttgatgccttgatactactagcatgttagctatatggatgtgttaagttacttgaaatgttagataaatttgaactccctaccaaattctttaaacaacccatgttagaaatttcggtattgagatgtctagaactttcggccattgtagctatggagaaataaggtttttgtttcttgttaaatttagatgaacaagggtagatgagtgtttgaactatacaaataatcatatgtgagcattaggtgctaagggaaaggaatcggctaccttattaggtaccaagaccgaatgtgaatttgattaggtttgagtaattattatgcttaaaatcgatgtagttaagtaccatgttctagccgaacatgtagttgtttaatgttgtgaacaagtgccgtttagttgttctaaaatttctaaattagatgtttaatcatctaagggttcggcattgtgcattcttgttaagagtttgatttgaaatcatgagatcttgttgacttgtgtttaaatggcattcggTCATGGTCTATGGGAGTTTACTAATCCGGTTTAGGTGCcaaatactttgtattggaaattttgatatgtaagtagaaattaattaagatgatattgagacattcgaaaataaatatgtattaaagttatatttgtagtagtttaatgtGATTTACCAAGtgcacaaatttgaaaacgagaaggtgatagacttaagtggtaattgattcaaataaattggttctaaaatgtatatgaatgccgtATGATCGTGTTTGATTGGGAGGTaaattgtttgaattagctctggagcttagaggatcaacgttggataggggaaaggaaaaagtaattgaatagccgttgaagtcgttcgacaacgtccgaggtaagtcttcaaGTAATGAAACtgagtttatgatttgattaagtcatgacatataagcataacaaataaacggtgatataatgattctacttgaatgatatattgaggtgattagtttatacctatgacgggtagccgaatgtgtatagagatcatgttataaagccaatcaaaatcatgctctttgtatgtggctattgagccaaaattggtaacgtttgataagtgtcttgtgtttgagctttagtaatgaaaatgaaatatggatgtgtcatgatttattgatatatgtgtatgattattcgaatgatatccgggctaagtcccgaaggcatttgtgctattgactatatccgggataagtcccgaaggcatttgtgctagtgactatatccgggctaagtcctgaaggcttttgtgctattgactatatccaggctaagacccgaaggcatttgtgcgagttgctatatccgtctaaatcccgaaggtacttgggtttggaaatgagcgatcttgctgtaataatttcaattaatacgctcataaaatctaAACggtaaggtatgtttcgtatatgcatcggaaaagttaatTCCTTTTTAGGTAGTAAGCGCTCTATTGATTAacaacttccggcctttagttaggtttgatccctGGTGTATGAATATACGGTTTgaggtgtgaagtaagtatgattttgggaatatgtgtatatggaactattcatttagtcatatgaacgctatactttagtcgtaaataatttcattacttgaacttactaagcattaaaatgcttactctgttactttgattctctgttttatagattttgttcgtcagctaccggactcgggagtgtcaaagtcgaagtcatccacacatctaagccactttttggtactcttttagttcaattttgaaaatggcatgtatagggttgacccttgttgttaattaagtaccctttggtaatgtgtattcgtatagccatgcgaaaatggctcgtatattttgaagtataacattatggtcttgtgatatggttattaagtgatgtggaaatgtttggtaatgactagccattggaatggccaatcatggtcctattggcgctacgtacgtcatggctaatcgggattacccttgataataatgtatgtcaatttgctattcgattcatggaaaattatgaaataggtaaaatttaccttaaaatagatgctgacagcagcagtgatgtaagttggaaaaatcactaaaaatagtaggaatggaattaaatagtgaataaattatgtaatcgaatcttgatgagtgtattttcacatgaaagaaacgaaacgaccatatgagccgtattttatgagatgtttaagttttcgtgaaacagggccagagcattttttggatcccctgttctgatttttcaaatttaccataaattaaccagagacaattagaagtcatgctttatatgtttagattccttTTTAAGTCTagcttcattagaaacaaacagcataagtattgaagctctgttcagggagatatctaagtcgtaatgcataaaggtcagagtagtcgaaccccgaaacaagggagactttaactaataaaatgtactaattggctcgaccaaaaattctagaaaaaaatttgtagatggaaatatgagtctggtttcaggaaaaatttatggaattggttttcgagtttttgaactcgagatatgatttttaaagtaactgtgatgcagttagccagcttgtctggaaattttaaaatgaactgtgtaagtaaatgaattaagtctgttaacacctcgtgttcgactccggcaacggtctcgggtacggggcgttacaaattTATNNNNNNNNNNNNNNNNNNNNNNNNNNNNNNNNNNNNNNNNNNNNNNNNNNNNNNNNNNNNNNNNNNNNNNNNNNNNNNNNNNNNNNNNNNNNNNNNNNNNNNNNNNNNNNNNNNNNNNNNNNNNNNNNNNNNNNNNNNNNNNNNNNNNNNNNNNNNNNNNNNNNNNNNNNNNNNNNNNNNNNNNNNNNNNNNNNNNNNNNNNNNNNNNNNNNNNNNNNNNNNNNNNNNNNNNNNNNNNNNNNNNNNNNNNNNNNNNNNNNNNNNNNNNNNNNNNNNNNNNNNNNNNNNNNNNNNNNNNNNNNNNNNNNNNNNNNNNNNNNNNNNNNNNNNNNNNNNNNNNNNNNNNNNNNNNNNNNNNNNNNNNNNNNNNNNNNNNNNNNNNNNNNNNNNNNNNNNNNNNNNNNNNNNNNNNNNNNNNNNNNNNNNNNNNNNNNNNNNNNNNNNNNNNNNNNNNNNNNNNNNNNNNNNNNNNNNNNNNNNNNNNNNNNNNNNNNNNNNNNtgatgcttttaccgtttgatgaatttgatgtcattctcggtttggattggttgatcgtgcatgatgcggttgtaaattgaaaagcaagactattgatttgaactgtgcaaataatgagataatccgagttgaatctactgtcttgaatggattgccaacaataatatcctcgatgttagctcaaaaatatgtgagaaaggggtgtgaagcttatcttgcatacgtacttgataatgaagaatcaggaaagaaacttgagtcggtaccagtggtttgtgaatatctggatgtttttcccgaagaattaccagggttaccacctgttcgggaggtagagtttggcatcgaacttgtacctgggactacaccgatttcgatagctccgtatcgtatggcaccgacggaattaaaggaattgaaagctcagttgcaagagttgacggatagaggtttcgctcaaccaagtttctcaccttggggtgcaccagtattgtttgtgaaaaagaaggacggaaccatgaggttgtgcatcgactatcgtcagctgaataaagtgacaataaagaataaatatccgttaccgcgtattgatgatttgtttgatcaactaaagggagcctcagtgttttcaaaaataaatttgagatcgggctattatcagttgcgaattcgagattcggatatacccaaaactgctttcagaacgagatacggtcactacgagttcttagtgatgccgtttgggctcactaatgcccctgcggtatttatggatttgatgaatcggatcttcagaccgtttttggatcgatttgtagttgtgtttatcgatgatattttggtctattcgagaaatgaaaccgatcatgctgaacacctgggattagtgttgcagattttacgggataagcagttatatgctaagttcagtaagtgtgagttctggttaagagaggttagcttcttgggtcacgtggtatctgcatcgggtattcaagttgatccgagcaaaatttcagccatacttaactggaagcccccgagaaatattactgaggttcggagctttttggggcttgccggttactacagacggtttgtaaagggtttctcgatgatagccacaccaatgacgaagctacttcagaaagatgttaagttcgaatggtcagaaaaatgtcagaaaagtttcgatcaactaaaaacttacttgactgaagctccagtgctagtgcagcctgaatcaggcaaagagtttgtcatttacagtgacgcatccttacttgggttgggttgtgtattgatgcaagaaggtcgagttgtagcgtatgcatcgaggcaattgaagccacatgagaaaaattatccaacccatgatctcgaattagctgccatcgtattcgctttaaaaatatggagacattacttatttggtgagaagtgccatgtattttcggatcacaaaagtctcaaatatttgatgactcaaagagatttgaatttgtaacaaagacgttggctcgagttgttgaaagactatgagcttgtcattgactatcacccgggaaaggctaatgtggttgcggatgcttta carries:
- the LOC107894573 gene encoding uncharacterized protein, with product MGIVKFKDPSRPNVVGNLLPNHSDKGVNAITESRGRRIKADEAKVKTPLKWVWKQMIDRGLITQDSEEKPRGVKKYCEFHVKESHDIQECTEFRTTAQNLMDNKEMEFYEKIKGSEEWEDSKRVSWNYDCNVTIPGEENLVKALEEGQNMGFYTHSGKRYDPAKSRAEPVKGKALAIEQEKEKTVRVESPINEPVTKKEAREFLKFLKHSNALVKLLNETYVTGDIPVNKLDHLVNNISADNFLVFNDDEILPGGMRSTKALHITIHCKGYTLPGVLTDNGSALNVPPLSIVNRLPVDSSHMKTCQNIVRAFDGTKRKVIGKIEIPLLIGPSTYEVDFLVMDIKPSYNCLLGRPWIHSAGAVPSSLHQKLKLVIESRLVTINTKEDIIAFVTSDAPYVGIDDEAIEYSFQSLEFVSATFIVEGNNIPMPKISKTTRIGLQLMVGKRALPGRGLEKCLKGRVETPMLTDKQDHFGLGYKPDTR